One Chryseobacterium sp. StRB126 genomic region harbors:
- a CDS encoding OmpW family outer membrane protein, with the protein MKKLLLAGAVALFGLSNAQMTKGDWVISGNTGMGFNNTTTTVKVGSNSTDGPKVNTFSITPSVGYFVIDKLAVGIDLGYVNTTTKYQGLKSTNSTFSVMPTATYYFTNSSKFVPFLGAGIGYASNKTKYSAYQDINNEGVDLSLMRDTETTTDGLAWKVKGGVTYMATSSLGINLGVSYDQFSNKETIMNTDVKTNIKTFGVNVGFSYFIKGKAQKSDK; encoded by the coding sequence ATGAAAAAACTATTATTAGCGGGTGCAGTAGCACTTTTCGGGCTTTCTAATGCCCAAATGACTAAAGGAGACTGGGTGATCAGCGGAAACACAGGAATGGGTTTTAACAACACTACAACGACTGTAAAAGTAGGAAGTAACTCTACTGATGGCCCAAAAGTAAACACATTTTCAATTACTCCTTCCGTAGGGTACTTTGTCATAGACAAATTAGCGGTTGGTATTGATTTAGGATATGTTAACACTACAACTAAATATCAAGGTCTTAAATCTACAAATTCTACTTTTTCTGTAATGCCTACGGCTACTTATTATTTTACTAATTCCAGTAAGTTTGTACCATTCTTAGGGGCAGGGATTGGATATGCTTCCAATAAGACAAAGTATTCTGCTTACCAAGATATCAATAATGAAGGGGTTGATCTTTCATTAATGCGAGATACAGAGACTACTACAGACGGTTTGGCATGGAAAGTGAAGGGAGGTGTCACTTATATGGCTACTTCATCTTTAGGAATCAATTTAGGCGTTTCTTATGACCAGTTTTCAAATAAGGAAACTATTATGAATACAGATGTTAAAACGAATATTAAAACTTTCGGGGTTAATGTTGGTTTTTCTTACTTTATCAAGGGGAAAGCTCAGAAATCTGATAAATAA
- a CDS encoding porin family protein, whose translation MKKFLLASAIALFAGLNAQTKFGVKAGYALSTLNSNDDSFEIGGIKAGMESKSGFYIGGLVEHKFNNKFALQGELEYANLGGKAVVSAYGVTVTEKLNFNRLVIPVSARYYATPELGLYAGPYVSFRTNTKVKMEVSGAASNQAALNEGEKYLEKTFDDGLKSTEFGLFLGADYTIYKGLFLDARYSFGLTNMIKDPVDGEKLKMNFLQLGIGYKF comes from the coding sequence ATGAAAAAATTCTTATTAGCATCTGCAATCGCTCTGTTTGCAGGGCTTAATGCACAAACTAAATTTGGTGTAAAAGCAGGTTATGCTTTATCAACCTTAAACTCTAATGATGATAGTTTTGAAATTGGAGGAATAAAAGCCGGTATGGAGTCAAAATCAGGCTTCTATATTGGAGGATTGGTTGAGCATAAATTCAACAATAAATTTGCATTACAGGGAGAATTGGAATATGCAAATCTGGGAGGTAAGGCTGTTGTAAGCGCTTATGGTGTTACAGTAACAGAAAAACTTAATTTTAACAGACTTGTGATTCCTGTATCAGCAAGATATTATGCAACGCCGGAACTGGGGCTTTATGCAGGGCCATATGTGAGCTTTAGAACCAATACAAAAGTTAAGATGGAGGTTAGTGGAGCGGCTTCTAATCAGGCAGCTTTAAATGAAGGTGAAAAATACCTTGAAAAAACCTTTGATGACGGTCTTAAGTCTACAGAGTTCGGTTTGTTTCTAGGAGCGGATTATACCATTTATAAAGGTCTATTTTTAGATGCTCGTTATAGTTTTGGTCTTACGAATATGATTAAGGATCCTGTAGATGGAGAAAAACTAAAAATGAACTTTTTACAACTTGGAATAGGATATAAATTTTAA
- a CDS encoding outer membrane beta-barrel protein gives MKKVLLAGAVALFGLSNAQIAKGTTYLSGQVSYSQTEDNNDNSKVESIKVLPTVGYFVNTNLAVGLGLGYKNGKNTETLTSGNTVTEIEKSKPAFVVAPFVRKYWTLADKLYIFGQLEVPMEFGQNKVEGTATTTNGGNTTVTSASTKNNYTSIGVNVKPGLDYFLNKNWTIEATIGEFGYNTSKVDVDGAKRVNDYNFGLNLKAVTFGVKYVFAK, from the coding sequence ATGAAAAAAGTATTATTAGCGGGTGCTGTTGCACTTTTTGGTTTATCAAACGCTCAGATTGCTAAAGGAACTACATATTTATCAGGACAAGTTAGCTATTCTCAAACAGAAGATAACAATGATAACAGTAAAGTAGAAAGCATTAAAGTTCTTCCAACTGTAGGATATTTCGTAAACACTAACTTAGCAGTAGGTTTAGGTTTAGGTTACAAAAATGGTAAAAATACTGAAACTCTTACAAGTGGAAATACTGTAACTGAGATTGAAAAATCTAAGCCAGCATTTGTTGTAGCTCCTTTCGTAAGAAAGTACTGGACTTTAGCTGACAAACTATATATCTTCGGTCAATTAGAAGTTCCTATGGAATTCGGTCAAAATAAAGTAGAAGGGACTGCTACAACTACAAACGGAGGAAACACAACTGTTACTTCTGCTTCTACTAAAAATAACTACACTTCAATCGGTGTTAACGTTAAGCCAGGTTTAGATTATTTCTTAAACAAAAACTGGACTATCGAAGCTACTATCGGAGAATTCGGATACAATACTTCTAAAGTAGATGTTGACGGAGCTAAGAGAGTTAACGATTACAACTTCGGTTTAAACTTAAAGGCTGTAACTTTCGGAGTTAAGTATGTATTTGCAAAATAA